One window of Bactrocera tryoni isolate S06 chromosome 2, CSIRO_BtryS06_freeze2, whole genome shotgun sequence genomic DNA carries:
- the LOC120767846 gene encoding trypsin-1 encodes MLWKTTTFSLAITYFVLCGLTSEVRAGACIIPQPLKGQEMNLVRVDDEALPSDEVLPRPRLDGRIVGGYKVNITDAPHQISLQTSGGHICGGSIIAPRWVLTAAHCTDGKTPEKLKVRIGSSEASSGGQLLRVKQIVQHEKFNYSNVDYDFSLLHLEKEIQYSDNKKPIKLPDEKDQFMDGDICYVTGWGNTQNASESRQWLRQAEVPLFNHELCSEKYKQFGGVTDRMVCAGYLEGGKDACQGDSGGPLITKDGMLVGVVSWGYGCARPEYPGVYSRVQFARDWIRQHSEV; translated from the exons atgttgTGGAAAACTACAACATTTTCTTTAGCCATCACCTATTTTGTGCTATGTGGATTAACGTCGGAAGTTAGAGCCGGAG CTTGCATTATACCGCAACCGCTGAAGGGTCAAGAAATGAATTTGGTACGTGTGGATGACGAAGCTTTACCCTCCGACGAAGTCTTGCCGCGACCACGCTTAGACGGACGCATTGTAGGTGGCTACAAAGTGAATATTACGGATGCGCCACATCAGATTTCGCTGCAAACAAGTGGCGGACATATTTGCGGTGGTTCAATAATAGCG CCCCGCTGGGTGCTCACAGCTGCTCATTGCACTGA CGGTAAAACCCCGGAGAAGTTAAAAGTGCGTATCGGCTCCTCAGAGGCATCTAGCGGCGGCCAATTGTTACGCGTCAAACAGATTGTTCAGCATGAGAAGTTCAATTACTCTAATGTCGATTATGACTTCTCGCTGCTGCATTTGGAGAAGGAAATACAGTATTCCGACAATAAAAAGCCAATTAAGTTACCCGACGAGAAGGATCAATTTATGGATGGCGATATCTGTTATGTGACGGGCTGGGGCAATACACAGAATGCCAGCGAGTCACGTCAGTGGTTGCGTCAAGCTGAAGTGCCGCTGTTCAATCACGAACTCTGCTCCGAGAAATACAAGCAATTTGGCGGCGTTACAGATCGTATGGTTTGTGCTGGTTATCTGGAGGGTGGCAAGGATGCTTGTCAAGGTGATTCAGGTGGTCCACTGATTACCAAGGATGGCATGTTGGTGGGTGTAGTGTCATGGGGTTATGGTTGCGCTAGACCTGAATATCCTGGCGTGTATTCCCGTGTGCAATTTGCGCGTGATTGGATACGACAGCATAGTGAAGTTTAA